One Drosophila subpulchrella strain 33 F10 #4 breed RU33 chromosome 2R, RU_Dsub_v1.1 Primary Assembly, whole genome shotgun sequence genomic window, TAAGAAAATTTGACTCAAAGAGAGAAGTTTTGGTATCCGGAAACGTATGTATAAACCcagaatataataataatcttTTCCAAGTGACACGCCAAAaatcatatatattttcattcCGTGTGAGTCAATCACTCAGTCTTTGCGAGAACATGAAGCTCGTTATATCGGGAATCATTTTTTTAGCCTGCCTTTTTAATGGCACTAAAGAAGGATCAGCACGCTTGCTCGATGAGAACTGTGGAATATCAACGATTGACGATACAGAGGGTCACATTCATGATGGCAGCAAAACAACTATTCAGGAGAACCCATGGATGGTAATGATCTCTATAAAAAATGATGTTTCGTTTGATTTTGCGTGTGGCGGCACGCTCATCACAAAACGtaggtatttatttaaatttgttgatTTAATAAGAGATTTAttctatattattatattctttCTTAAGGCTTAGTTCTTTCGGCTGCGCATTGCATTTTATATGAAGACACATATTTGCACTTGGGCGATTATTTAATAATAGATCCCCCACCAGATCCCATAAAGATGTATAATCTTACAGTCGATATGAAATTCATTCACAGAGATTACAAGGGAAGTATTGTAGATAAAAGTAGGAAGTTCGATATAGGCATGTTTCGAATGAAGGAAGAGGTGACATATTCAGGTAAATACATTGGTCAACCAAGTAGAACCTCCTTAACTAAAAATCTGTTTCTTAGACTATGTTCGACCTATATGTATACCCGTCGATAAGAAAATAATTCAAGCTGAGAAATTTAACATCACCGGCTGGGGTAAGACTAAACAGGAGCCACCAGCTATCCGGATTTTACATATAGGGACCGTGTTCCCACTGAATAGTTCCTCTTGTGATATAAAGTATAATATTACTACTGATCAAT contains:
- the LOC119549600 gene encoding venom protease-like; its protein translation is MLRRSEVWELEEVEVEEVSLCPALPVMHKLMHLPQGHLPCLFNGTKEGSARLLDENCGISTIDDTEGHIHDGSKTTIQENPWMVMISIKNDVSFDFACGGTLITKRLVLSAAHCILYEDTYLHLGDYLIIDPPPDPIKMYNLTVDMKFIHRDYKGSIVDKSRKFDIGMFRMKEEVTYSDYVRPICIPVDKKIIQAEKFNITGWGKTKQEPPAIRILHIGTVFPLNSSSCDIKYNITTDQSQICFASNFIGSCKGDSGGPLSSMHGNRTYQYGVVSFASDNCTTGSSIGVVTNVAHYMQWIENVIEVSETQYPGNSGFWHKISIIPL